A genomic region of Candidatus Pseudomonas phytovorans contains the following coding sequences:
- a CDS encoding lipoprotein UxpA → MASSVHRREVMGWMGVGALAPLLGACSAFPGQQGGNARLDLLYVADTLDARQPGQAVVPATRLGPVSHLGRAPWMTGSSASLAYPQLAPLLDASQATVAQLGGYAVLAALLEQLRGEAGAGNSLTLENGQGWNGSGLAYLTQGESGVQGSQLLGTEARVSSDERVLWPQRSTGLYRQAGAITLGAGLADGQRQALGLDALHVFERGGARIAVVGVTDPYAQDQKASLKQWYQSLQPVFEQARREADLVVAMADVGTGPGLWLAERVPQIDVLLCARGQDLWPAPVEVTQASGRRVPVLFAGCRGSGAFRLRCQRVAGLWQFDGRFFPAFEQQLAPAAQLRVGPLQAALRQQRAGHAAWLDQPLARAPQALWRRDTRGGSWDRLLHQALADGSGMPVLLPGLRYDYPLPAGASITREHLISLTGGYPAPVVEAPARQVEQVLENAAEQLFGDPLLLDNSQDLPRWQGQAWGVSYSPQGKRISGLEPVQGLCRTFGLQFESQAGEPLWQRVEAWLARQRGDWQLAPLQLPEVRYVQGHPGWHPRQLAS, encoded by the coding sequence ATGGCAAGCAGTGTGCACAGGCGCGAAGTAATGGGCTGGATGGGTGTCGGTGCCTTGGCACCGCTGCTCGGCGCCTGCTCCGCCTTCCCGGGGCAGCAGGGCGGCAATGCCCGGCTCGACCTGCTGTACGTGGCCGATACCCTCGATGCCCGGCAACCCGGCCAGGCCGTGGTACCCGCGACCCGCCTTGGGCCTGTCAGCCACCTTGGCCGCGCGCCGTGGATGACTGGCAGCAGCGCCAGCCTGGCCTACCCGCAACTGGCGCCGCTGCTGGATGCCAGCCAGGCAACAGTCGCCCAACTGGGCGGCTATGCGGTGCTGGCGGCACTGCTGGAGCAACTGCGCGGCGAGGCCGGGGCAGGCAACAGCCTGACCCTGGAGAATGGCCAAGGCTGGAACGGCAGTGGCCTGGCCTACCTGACCCAGGGCGAAAGCGGGGTGCAGGGCAGCCAACTGCTGGGCACAGAAGCGCGGGTCAGCAGTGACGAGCGTGTGCTGTGGCCACAACGCAGCACAGGGCTTTATCGCCAGGCGGGTGCAATTACCCTGGGCGCTGGCCTGGCGGACGGGCAGCGCCAGGCCCTGGGCCTGGACGCCTTGCACGTCTTCGAGCGCGGCGGCGCCCGAATTGCCGTGGTCGGCGTGACCGACCCCTACGCCCAGGACCAGAAAGCCTCTCTCAAACAGTGGTACCAGTCACTTCAGCCGGTGTTCGAGCAGGCCCGGCGCGAGGCCGACCTGGTGGTGGCCATGGCCGATGTCGGCACCGGCCCCGGCCTGTGGCTGGCTGAACGGGTGCCACAAATCGATGTGCTGTTGTGCGCCCGTGGCCAAGACCTGTGGCCGGCGCCCGTCGAAGTGACCCAGGCCAGTGGTCGCCGTGTACCGGTGCTGTTTGCCGGTTGTCGGGGCAGCGGTGCTTTCCGCCTGCGCTGCCAGCGCGTGGCTGGGTTGTGGCAGTTCGACGGGCGTTTCTTCCCGGCCTTTGAACAACAACTGGCGCCTGCCGCGCAGCTGCGTGTCGGGCCATTGCAGGCAGCGCTGCGCCAGCAACGTGCCGGCCACGCGGCGTGGCTCGATCAACCGCTGGCCCGCGCGCCACAGGCCTTGTGGCGCCGCGATACCCGTGGCGGCAGCTGGGACCGCCTGCTGCATCAAGCCTTGGCCGATGGCAGCGGCATGCCCGTGCTGTTGCCGGGCCTGCGTTATGACTACCCGCTGCCGGCAGGCGCGTCAATCACGCGCGAACACCTGATCAGCCTCACCGGTGGCTACCCGGCACCGGTGGTCGAAGCGCCAGCCCGGCAAGTGGAACAAGTGCTGGAAAACGCGGCAGAGCAACTGTTCGGCGACCCTCTACTGCTGGACAACAGCCAGGACCTGCCGCGCTGGCAGGGGCAGGCCTGGGGTGTCAGCTACAGCCCTCAAGGCAAGCGCATCTCTGGGCTGGAGCCGGTGCAGGGCCTGTGCCGCACCTTCGGCCTGCAGTTTGAAAGCCAGGCCGGCGAACCCTTGTGGCAGCGGGTCGAAGCCTGGCTCGCCCGCCAGCGTGGCGACTGGCAACTGGCGCCGCTGCAACTGCCCGAAGTGCGTTACGTACAGGGGCACCCGGGCTGGCACCCACGGCAGTTGGCCTCGTGA
- a CDS encoding pilus assembly protein PilZ, translating into MTLASRIFTGAGLTLAGWLAAQCVLQLSRQPQPAMAPTVAVSPLPGLMVGHWQVPIDDGAIVITRLPLHYLGGLRAQPLSSSVVVLRYGEQVRTLARGQRLAPGIVLQDIDTDGLIFNNQGRRERLPWPPRPVVTGFKRQG; encoded by the coding sequence GTGACACTCGCCTCGCGCATTTTCACCGGTGCCGGTCTGACCCTGGCCGGCTGGCTGGCCGCCCAGTGTGTGCTGCAACTGAGCCGCCAGCCGCAACCGGCCATGGCGCCGACGGTCGCCGTCAGCCCGCTGCCCGGGTTGATGGTCGGCCACTGGCAAGTGCCCATCGACGACGGCGCCATCGTTATTACCCGCCTGCCATTGCACTACCTTGGCGGCCTCAGGGCGCAGCCGCTGTCCTCTAGTGTGGTGGTGCTGCGTTACGGCGAGCAGGTACGCACCCTGGCCCGTGGTCAACGCCTGGCACCGGGGATCGTGCTACAGGACATCGACACCGATGGCCTGATTTTCAACAACCAGGGGCGGCGTGAACGCCTGCCCTGGCCGCCACGCCCCGTCGTGACCGGCTTCAAGCGGCAAGGATGA